In the genome of Rhodothermales bacterium, one region contains:
- a CDS encoding universal stress protein has translation MRSILVPVDASSGSEAALHFGRRLAEKRNVAVHVVHVAATPPAAARFKDEFSSRLSEVADGGLDVTVEAVAASRPDQAIIEQSQALDVDAIFMGKHGSRTTDRLLTYLGAYGQVIGTTAEYVVRTADRPVLLTSPRFVHGPVDIRRILIAIDFSDYTPSAIRVGRELATLYNAEIEFIHVRNGGTSMLPPEIELESTQVDFCNFVVRKGQVDKSVIDRIAERGVDMLVIHSHGHTSDRRARLGEMADKLIRSAPCSVLTIKSFGKALVEPDDSDRQLAARFFNEIAAAT, from the coding sequence TTGAGATCAATTCTTGTACCCGTAGACGCTTCGTCCGGCTCGGAGGCCGCTCTGCACTTCGGTCGGCGGCTGGCGGAGAAGCGGAATGTCGCCGTCCACGTGGTTCACGTTGCAGCGACACCGCCGGCTGCGGCACGCTTCAAGGATGAGTTTTCGTCGCGGCTGTCGGAAGTGGCCGATGGCGGCCTTGATGTCACGGTCGAGGCTGTTGCCGCTAGCCGACCGGACCAGGCCATTATCGAGCAGTCGCAGGCACTGGATGTCGATGCCATTTTTATGGGCAAGCATGGATCCCGTACCACCGACCGCCTCCTGACATACCTCGGCGCTTACGGACAGGTGATCGGGACAACCGCAGAGTATGTCGTACGCACGGCGGATCGGCCGGTCCTCCTGACAAGCCCGCGATTCGTTCATGGGCCAGTCGACATCCGACGAATTCTGATCGCCATCGACTTTTCCGACTACACTCCGTCGGCCATTCGCGTCGGCAGAGAACTGGCGACCCTGTACAATGCGGAGATCGAGTTCATCCACGTTCGAAACGGAGGCACTTCGATGCTGCCTCCGGAGATCGAATTGGAATCGACCCAGGTCGACTTCTGTAATTTTGTAGTTAGAAAAGGGCAGGTCGATAAGTCTGTGATTGACAGGATCGCGGAGCGTGGAGTGGATATGCTGGTGATTCACTCTCATGGTCACACCAGCGATCGGCGGGCCCGCCTCGGGGAGATGGCCGACAAGCTAATTCGATCCGCGCCTTGCTCTGTTCTCACGATAAAGTCGTTCGGCAAGGCGCTCGTCGAACCGGACGACTCGGATCGGCAACTGGCAGCGCGGTTCTTCAACGAGATCGCCGCCGCGACCTGA